GGGTAGTTACATATGATATGTTGGATGGGGAGGAAGGAGGGGAAATGATTTTCGAAATTTGTCTATAATCATAGCCTTATAGTCTTAATTTGTGCCTATCATTTGTAGAGTGTATGTAAGGTCAATTGAGGAGTCAGGttaatttgtaaaaagtGTAAAGGgggtaaaacaaaataaaatgaaatgaacgGAAAACATGTGCATTATGTTCCGCTTTGGATGGGCAAACGAAGGGGAGTAGGCACATAACggaaaagaaataaacgAATGTGTGAGCGGGCAAATGGATGAATGGATGGGTGGATGAACTGGTGAAAACACAAAATGGTTAATAAATGCACGTTCTATTCTTTAAACAAACGAGATGTTCATTATGCAAAAGGTAGACGAGGCAAATCCTCAAAGTGTGTATGGGCACCTTCACAATTCattctaattttaaaaattttttttttttaagaaagcTCTGCACGTTGCAGTAGAGCTGGTCATAGATCGACAAGCGGTTGAAAAGTTTGGCGttcattttaaatttgttGATGAGGATACTGAAGTCTGACCTGACGATACTCTTATTTATTCCATTTCCAGTTGTCATATCGGTAGTGCTAATAGtaccaaaaaaattatgagcAACACAAATGAAATGGTTAAACAAGGTAATGTATATTTCTTCAAACGTGTTATCAAATAAAAGCAAATAATAATCGTTAAAATTAATAGTTAATATGTAGTTAAATCTTCTATCGATTAGTGTAACATAATCGTTGATGTGGGTATTATTACTAGTTGGGTTATATAAGTTTGTAAGCGTAAGGATGTTTTCAACACTATCTATTCTAAAAAggataataaatttattgcaTTTTTCCCCATTTGTATGGTCTAAATTCTTTATCTCATTTTCCATATTAACATTTGGGCTCACACTACTTGAAGGAGGAATGATATTTCTCTCATTGTTACTGTCTAAATGGGGGTTACTACCTACGCCCCTGTTCATGTGTGGGTTACTACCTACGCCCCTGTTCATGTGTGGGTTACTACCTACGCCCCTATTCATGTGTGGGTTACTACCTTCGCCCCTATTCATGTGTGGGTTACTACCTTCGCCCCTATTCATGTGTGGGTTACTACCTTCGCCCCTATTCATGTGTGGGTTACTACCTTCGCCCCTATTCATGTGTGGGTTACTACCTTCGCCCCTATTCATGTGTGGGTTACTATCCGTGTTAATGCCCATATGTATGGCTGTGTAATCATGATGATCGTTATCAACTgcttctttatatatttcatcgCCCACCCCTTCATCGTTATAAGGAACGTTTTGGTTTCTGCTTTCTGTGATAGTAGTAGCCATATTTTGAATAGCACTTTTCATGGTAAACATATTTAGCAACTGAgtaatataattcatattagGATTGGACAGTTCCCTACCTTTCTTAACAATATCAAATGCATcgaaataatttatgttcAGTTCATTCATaaggaaaaaagtaaaaataatgatagaCCTTGAAATGCCTTTATTACattgtattaatattttatgatttttatttttttttagaatttttttaatataataaaaggaatCAAGtagtatgtaaaaaatatcatcATGTATATcatcttttaaataatatgtcCTATATGTAAACATACCTTCAAATTTATTGGTGCACTCAAACCCTGCAGCATTAATAATATGTGtgattttcttttcttgaatat
This genomic interval from Plasmodium brasilianum strain Bolivian I chromosome 1, whole genome shotgun sequence contains the following:
- a CDS encoding protein tyrosine phosphatase translates to MDGKEKRKEKKKSKKFYSKEAVKAFAWAAPKLEFCFSGRTSKDDKETDQRTNDNNDRMMCNAPQRTSKKYKSITSYSKSTFKCNSKYSLQFEKNRNVMSGIKLEKINLKNEKKDQYEGDHEYDEHHKSAIAQHQPLSTYQKLSSKSKEGILHSVSNNCNNLFEEKIFVSGYIFASDILNIQEKKITHIINAAGFECTNKFEGMFTYRTYYLKDDIHDDIFYILLDSFYYIKKILKKNKNHKILIQCNKGISRSIIIFTFFLMNELNINYFDAFDIVKKGRELSNPNMNYITQLLNMFTMKSAIQNMATTITESRNQNVPYNDEGVGDEIYKEAVDNDHHDYTAIHMGINTDSNPHMNRGEGSNPHMNRGEGSNPHMNRGEGSNPHMNRGEGSNPHMNRGEGSNPHMNRGVGSNPHMNRGVGSNPHMNRGVGSNPHLDSNNERNIIPPSSSVSPNVNMENEIKNLDHTNGEKCNKFIILFRIDSVENILTLTNLYNPTSNNTHINDYVTLIDRRFNYILTINFNDYYLLLFDNTFEEIYITLFNHFICVAHNFFGTISTTDMTTGNGINKSIVRSDFSILINKFKMNAKLFNRLSIYDQLYCNVQSFLKKKKFLKLE